A window of Roseburia hominis A2-183 genomic DNA:
CACTCCGCCGGCTGTGTCCGACACGCCGCAGACAATGAGCGACCTTCCTAGTGGCGCTAATGCCGCTGCTTCACAGACAATATAAAATCGCGCGAACCGAAACTCGTTGGCATCTGCTATTGAAAATATGGCAGATGCCAATTCAAACATCGGCTTCGCGCGATTATGTTTTGTTCAGCAGCGGTATAAGCGCCACACGAAAGCTCTAAAATTGTCTGTGGCGTGCGGACTCATCCGGCGGAGTGCTCCAAACTTGGAAAGACACGGATCATCAGGGATGTCAAACGCGGTGTGATTAGAAACACCGGATTTTACGATCAGAAGAACCGCCGGCCATTATAGCCGGAGTTCTAAGTTCGCATATTGCCACATGCTTCCTCCTGCCCGCTCCGTCAATCCGCGGGCAGCTCTTTTAAACAATCTGATATACTTTCAGTTCAAACCAGAAGGTAGAACCTTTTCCCACTTCACTCTCTACTCCGTAGCGTGCATCGTGCAGTTCCAGAATATTTTTTACGATCGAAAGTCCGAGTCCGGTTCCCATGACCGCCCGCTTGTGTGTCTTGTCCACTTTATAGTAGCGGTCCCACACATACGGAAGCGCCTCCGGAGCGATTCCCTCGCCGCTGTCCGTCACTTCGATCCGCACATATCCGTCTTCCCGCACAATCTGACGCACCCAGATCTGTTTGTCATCCCCGGTGTAATTGATTGCGTTATTGACCAGATTGTAGATGACCTGGAAGATTTTGTACTCGTCCGCCTCCACCATGACCATCTGGTCGTAGGAGAAATCGATCTTATAACCATCCTGCTCTTTTAACTTATTATACCGTGCAAATACAGACTGAATACTCTCGGTCAGGTTGTAGACCGTGACATTTTTTTCCATTACACCTGCCTGAAGCTTGGAGATGTCTAACATATCATTGACGAGATTGGTCAGCCGCTCCGCCTCGTCAATGACCACCTGTACATTTTCCGGAGAATTCTCCCCCGGCAGATCACGCATGACCTCTGCGTAGGCAATGATCATCGTGAGCGGTGTCCGCAGGTCATGCGATACATTGGCGATCAATTCCCGCCGCAGGCGCTCGCTCTTTCCAAGTTCCCGCGCAGTCATATTCAGGGTATCGGAAAGTTCCGCGACCTCCCGGTAATCGGTTCCGTCAAAATGAACGTCAAAATTGCCGCCTGCCATCTCCTTCGCGGAGGCATTCAGACCGATCAGGGAACGTGACACTTTTCTTGAAATCAAAAGTGCAATACCGAGCGAGAGAACAATCATGATGACTGTGATCCATACCAGTTCGGCACGCAGTGTATTGACCGTCGCATCCACCGGCGTCAGCTGCGCGTTCACAAACAGGATTCTCTCATTTCCATCGATCGAGACGACGTTCACGTAAATGACGCTCTCAATCCGTTCCTGTCCGTGATTCTGCATAAAACCGTTCTCCGCCGGCATTCCTGCAGTCTCCTGCTCTGCGCCGTTGGCTGCACCTGGGGCATTTTCTGCTCCCGCCCCTGCCACATCGGCTGCATCCGGGGAGTTTCCCGCTCCTGTGGCACCCGCTGCCGCATCCGGGGCATTTTCTGCTCCCGCTCCTGTCACATCGGCTGCATCCGGGATATTTCCGGCTCCCGCCGCATCAGCTGCCGCATCGGGATTCATCACGTCCTGCGGATTCTGAAAATCATTCTTCCCGATATCTCCCTCAAATTCCAGCTTCGTGCTCCCGCCCTTGCTTTTGGCAGCTTCGTACAGCTTCTGTATCATCTCCTGCGGCATCTCGCACAGCCTGGAATTCGGGATATATTCCGCGCTGTAAATGGTATTCCCGTCCGTATCCGTGACAAACACGATCATGTTATTCTGCGCCGCCAGCGCATCGATCTGTTCTTCAATGTTCTGGGAATCGCTCTGTAAGACCGCAATCACTTCCGAGGTGAGTTCCAGTGCCTCCTGGGACTTGATCTTCTTATAGAACTTGTCCAGATAACAGATCTGCACAAGCCACAGCACCGTCAAAAGGATTCCGGTAAACACCAGAAGATAGAAAAAGATTTTCCATTTGATACTGATTTTTTCATGCTTCAAACCGGTACCCCACCCCTCTTAACGTGACAAGGAACTTGCGGTAGTCCCCAAGGCTGCTGCGCAGCAGCTTGATATGGGTATCCAGCGTACGGTCGTCCCCGTAATAATCATATCCCCACACCTCGGTAATCAGCTTTTCACGCTCCAGTGCAATATTCCGGTTCCGCACCAGATAAAACAGCAAGTCGTATTCTTTCGGAGAAAGTTCGGCGCGCTTTCCATCCACCGTCACAGTCCTTCCGGTAAAATCAATGACAAGCCCCTCCGCCTGGAAAATCTCATGCCCGTTCGTGCTTGCAGAATCTCTTCCGCCGTTGCGGTCAATGACCACTTTTACACGCATCAT
This region includes:
- a CDS encoding sensor histidine kinase, which encodes MKHEKISIKWKIFFYLLVFTGILLTVLWLVQICYLDKFYKKIKSQEALELTSEVIAVLQSDSQNIEEQIDALAAQNNMIVFVTDTDGNTIYSAEYIPNSRLCEMPQEMIQKLYEAAKSKGGSTKLEFEGDIGKNDFQNPQDVMNPDAAADAAGAGNIPDAADVTGAGAENAPDAAAGATGAGNSPDAADVAGAGAENAPGAANGAEQETAGMPAENGFMQNHGQERIESVIYVNVVSIDGNERILFVNAQLTPVDATVNTLRAELVWITVIMIVLSLGIALLISRKVSRSLIGLNASAKEMAGGNFDVHFDGTDYREVAELSDTLNMTARELGKSERLRRELIANVSHDLRTPLTMIIAYAEVMRDLPGENSPENVQVVIDEAERLTNLVNDMLDISKLQAGVMEKNVTVYNLTESIQSVFARYNKLKEQDGYKIDFSYDQMVMVEADEYKIFQVIYNLVNNAINYTGDDKQIWVRQIVREDGYVRIEVTDSGEGIAPEALPYVWDRYYKVDKTHKRAVMGTGLGLSIVKNILELHDARYGVESEVGKGSTFWFELKVYQIV
- a CDS encoding response regulator transcription factor, with the translated sequence MRRILVVDDEEKIRAIIRKYGEFDGYDITEAKDGMEAVKLCREQDFDVIILDIMMPELDGFSTCREIRKTKNIPVIMLSARGEEYDKIHGFELGIDDYVVKPFSPKELMMRVKVVIDRNGGRDSASTNGHEIFQAEGLVIDFTGRTVTVDGKRAELSPKEYDLLFYLVRNRNIALEREKLITEVWGYDYYGDDRTLDTHIKLLRSSLGDYRKFLVTLRGVGYRFEA